Within Pseudomonas tructae, the genomic segment CGCGGACAAGCAATGGGACACCTGGATCGCAGCGCAACAGGACAAGATCCGTCGTGGCCTGAGCAATCTTGAGCACGAGCACTTCGCCGAACTGGCCTCGGTGTTCGACATCGCCGCCATCGGCGTGGCCTGCGCCCTGGGTTACCTGGACCTGCGCTTCCCCGATTTCGGCTGGCGTGAGCAACAGCCGCAGTTGGCGGGGTGGTATGCGCAGGTGAGTCAGCGTGAGTCGATGCGGGCGACTGATCCTACGCTCGCCTGAACCGGCCTAATCGCAGGACAAGCCCACTCACACTGTGGGAGCGGGCTTGCCCCGCGATACAGGCACCACACAAACGCCATATGCAACTTCAGGCTGGCCGCCCAGCGCCGCTCCTCGCGCAAGCCACTCATGGCAAGCGCACCTGGCCAACCCCATACCAGTCCAGGCGACGGGTCAGGACCATGAACACACCCAACAGCGCGAACAGCAGCAGCGAGCCCATCAGCAGCGCGTAATCCTCGGCCGTCAGCAGGCCGTAGAGCATGCCGTAGAGCATCGCCAGGCCCAGTGCAAAGCCCATGCCGCGAAACGCGCTGTGCAGCACGTGGCACAGGTAGAAGCCAATCAACAACACACAACCCATCGCTGACAAGCCATACGCCATGGCAAAACCCAAGTGTTCGGACAACGACAGCAACAGCAGGTAGAAGAACGCCAGGGCCACGCCCACCAGGCCGTACTGGATCGGGTGCACGCTCAGGCCCTTGAGCACTTCGAAGAGGAAGAAGCCGGCAAAGGTCAGGGCGATGAACAGCAGCGCGTATTTGATCGCCCGCTCGCTCTTGAGGTACTGGTCCACCGGGTCGATGAAGCTGACACCAAAAGCGCGGCCATTGAACATGTTGCACTTGTCATTGACCACGCATTGGGTCAGGGCGTCTTCGAGGTTGGTGGAGAAGAACGAGGTCTGCCAGCGCGCCGAGAAACCACCGGCATCGATCTTGCGGCTGACAGGCAGGTAGTTGCCGTCAAAGCTCGGATGCGGCCAGTTGGCAGCCATCGCCACGCTGGTAGTACGCCCCACTGGCAACACCTGCAGCTGTTCGGTGCCTTGCAGGCTGAGGTCGAAGGCATAGTTGAGCACGCTCTTGACCTTGCCATCGACACCCGGCAACAGCGCATGCACGCCACCGCTCATCCAGCCCAGCTTGGTGCCGGCGGCAAAGTCCAGACGCTGATCGTTGAGCTGCAGTTGCAGGCCTTTTTCGATGCCACGGATGTCACTGATACCCACCACCAGAAACGCGGGTTCGAAGCGATAATCCTCGAAGTCCTCAGTAATGCCCCAGTTGGCCGGGATCTCGAAATGGCCATTGATGTGGCTATTGGCGTGAAACAGGCGTGCCTCATAGATACCGCGTGAACGCAGCTCGGTGTCGATGTTGGCATTAAGATCGAAGGTTTCCGGGAGGAAATACAGGTGGCCGTTGACCTGGCTGATTTCCTGGAAGCTCTTGCCCTCTTCGGTCTTCCAGCGCCGCTCGATCTTGCGGTACGGCACCACCAGCATCGGCCCGGTGATCTGCTGAGCAAAACTTGAGCTTTGGGCGATGTCGCGGACCACGCTATCTCGCTGGTACTGACGGTCCTGGATCAGGCCACCGATCATGAACAACGGGACCAGCAGCAGGACAATCAAAAAGCCGATCACGGCCAGTTTGTAACTCAGTTTGCGATTCATGGATGGGGCTCCGGTTTCGATGAGCAGAGTCTGCGCAAACCAAATGGAGCCCTTGGGGACTTATGTGGAGCCTGTGTGCAGACTCTGTGAAGTTTCAGCCCAGGCGCTTGGTCGGCAGCCACAACCGCACGCGCACGCCATCTTCGACGTTGGCCACCTCCAGCGCACCGCCATGCAACTGCATCACCTCTTCGACGAAGTTCAGCCCCAGCCCGGTGCTCTTGCGCCCGCTGAACGGTCGCGGCAGCGAGTAGAAGCGCTCACTGAGCCGGCCCAGGGCGTAGTCGGGGATCGCCTCGCCCTGGTTGAACAGACTCAAGGCCACGCGGCCATCACCGTGCTCCAGCTCGAACACCAACAGACCGCCCGGCGGGGTGAAGTCCAGGGCGTTGTCCAGCAGGTTGGCGATGGCCTGGCGCATCAAGAATGGGTCACACAGCAGTCGCGTGGCAGCGGGCACGCGCTGGCGCACCTGCAACGCTGCGTTTTCGATCCGCGCGCCCTGGGCCAGCAGCAACTCGTCGACCAAGGCGGCCAGCGATACCTGCTGCTGTTCTTCCAGTTCCTGCATTTGCTCAACCTGGGCCAGGTTGAGCAGGCGCTCGATCAACTGCTGCATGCGTGCACTTTCACTTTCGATGTTGCCGGCAAAGCGCTGGCGCTGCTCGTCGCTCATCGGCCCCTGGAGCAGCTCGGAGGCGCCACGGATTGCCGCCAGCGGGCTTTTCAGCTCGTGGGTCAGGGTGTGCACATACCGTTCGACGTAGTCCTTGCCTTCGAGCTGGGTACGCATGCGCTCCACCGCCGCCGCCAGTTGCCACAGCTCACCGCCGCGGTAATGCGGCAGTGCCGTGCGCTCGCCTTCGCTGACCGCCTGGGCGTAACGGGTCAGCCGGCGCAGCGAACGTGCCAGCCACCAGGACAGCGCCGCCCCCACCAGCAAACCCAGGCCGATCAGGCCCAGGCCGAGGTACAGCAGGTGCCGTTCGGAACGGTCGATGTAAGGCTGCAGCGACTTGTTCGGCTTGGCCACGGTTATCACGCCAATGATCTTGCCGTCGTCGAGGATCGGCGCCGCCACGTGCATCACCGACGACTCCGGGTCCTCCGGGTTGCTGCGGGTCGAGCGTGCGCCGTACTGGCCACGCAGGGTCAGGTAGACGTCGTTCCAGCGCGAATAGTCCTCGCCCACCGCCACGCCGGCGGAATCGAGCAGGACCTTGCCTTGAGCATCGGTGACATAGATACGGTGGTTGACCTGATTCTTCGACAAGCCCCAGATATCGGCCTTGGGCTGACGCTGGCCGTAAGCGCGCAGCAGCACCGGCAGGCGGCTCTGGCCCAGGGTGCCGGCCTTGACATCGTCATGGAGGATTTCCGCCAGCAGGTTGGCGGTATCGACCAGGGTCTCTTCGCTGGACTGGCGCACCCCCGGGCGAATCTGCTCGCGCACGGTGCTCAGGATGAAATAGCCGGTCAGCCCGACAAACAGGAAGTACACCAGGAAAATCCGGATTCCCAGGCGCATCAGCTGTGGCTCGGGCTGTAGCTGTAGCCCAGGCCACGATGGGTCTGGATTGGTTCAGCGTCTGCCGCCACGCCACGCAGCTTGGCCCGCAGGCTTTTGATGTGGCTGTCGATGCTGCGCTCGTAGCCGGCATCAGCGGCTACGCCGACGGCATCGAGCAATTGCTCGCGGCTGAACACCCGCTCGGGTTGCTCCAGCAGGCTTTGCAGCAAGCGGAATTCGTGGCGGGTCAGGCTCAGGGCCTGGCCGCGATAGTGGATCTGCATGCGCAGGGTATCGACCTCGAACAGCTCCGGGGCAGGGGCAAGCGGCTCGGCACGTGGCGCCATGCGCTTGAGGATCGCACGTACCCGGGCTGCCACTTCGCGCGGGCTGAAGGGTTTGACCACATAATCGTCGGCACCGATTTCCAGGCCCACCACCCGGTCGATTTCACCGTCGCGGGCGCTGAGGAACATCACCGGCACCTCGCTGAAACGCCGTAGTTGGCGGCAGGTTTCAAAGCCGCTGATATCCGGCAGGCCAATGTCGAGGA encodes:
- the creD gene encoding cell envelope integrity protein CreD, with the protein product MNRKLSYKLAVIGFLIVLLLVPLFMIGGLIQDRQYQRDSVVRDIAQSSSFAQQITGPMLVVPYRKIERRWKTEEGKSFQEISQVNGHLYFLPETFDLNANIDTELRSRGIYEARLFHANSHINGHFEIPANWGITEDFEDYRFEPAFLVVGISDIRGIEKGLQLQLNDQRLDFAAGTKLGWMSGGVHALLPGVDGKVKSVLNYAFDLSLQGTEQLQVLPVGRTTSVAMAANWPHPSFDGNYLPVSRKIDAGGFSARWQTSFFSTNLEDALTQCVVNDKCNMFNGRAFGVSFIDPVDQYLKSERAIKYALLFIALTFAGFFLFEVLKGLSVHPIQYGLVGVALAFFYLLLLSLSEHLGFAMAYGLSAMGCVLLIGFYLCHVLHSAFRGMGFALGLAMLYGMLYGLLTAEDYALLMGSLLLFALLGVFMVLTRRLDWYGVGQVRLP
- the creC gene encoding two-component system sensor histidine kinase CreC; the protein is MRLGIRIFLVYFLFVGLTGYFILSTVREQIRPGVRQSSEETLVDTANLLAEILHDDVKAGTLGQSRLPVLLRAYGQRQPKADIWGLSKNQVNHRIYVTDAQGKVLLDSAGVAVGEDYSRWNDVYLTLRGQYGARSTRSNPEDPESSVMHVAAPILDDGKIIGVITVAKPNKSLQPYIDRSERHLLYLGLGLIGLGLLVGAALSWWLARSLRRLTRYAQAVSEGERTALPHYRGGELWQLAAAVERMRTQLEGKDYVERYVHTLTHELKSPLAAIRGASELLQGPMSDEQRQRFAGNIESESARMQQLIERLLNLAQVEQMQELEEQQQVSLAALVDELLLAQGARIENAALQVRQRVPAATRLLCDPFLMRQAIANLLDNALDFTPPGGLLVFELEHGDGRVALSLFNQGEAIPDYALGRLSERFYSLPRPFSGRKSTGLGLNFVEEVMQLHGGALEVANVEDGVRVRLWLPTKRLG
- the creB gene encoding two-component system response regulator CreB translates to MPHILIVEDEAAIADTLIFALQGDGHSTEWVTLGSAALEQQRQRPADLIILDIGLPDISGFETCRQLRRFSEVPVMFLSARDGEIDRVVGLEIGADDYVVKPFSPREVAARVRAILKRMAPRAEPLAPAPELFEVDTLRMQIHYRGQALSLTRHEFRLLQSLLEQPERVFSREQLLDAVGVAADAGYERSIDSHIKSLRAKLRGVAADAEPIQTHRGLGYSYSPSHS